The DNA segment ATGCCGAGCTGATAGCCGGTTATCTGAATCAAAGCCTGCACAACGTGTATACCGAGAATCAGGGCATCCGGGTCGAGGCCTATCGCGGGGGATATCTTCCCGGAGAGCGTCGGTCAATCGAACGCGGGCTTCGCGAGGGAACAGTGCACGGCGTGGTGTCGACCAATGCGCTGGAGCTTGGTATCGATATCGGCGGCCTGGATGCGGCAATCCTGGGGGGCTATCCGGGGTCGATTGCCTCGGTCTGGCAGCAGGCAGGCAGGGCCGGGCGCAGCAGCTCGGTGGCCCTGTCAATCCTGATAGCCGGATCGGCACCGTTGGACCAGTATGTAATGCAGCACCCGGATTTCTGTCTGGCACAGTCCCCGGAGCAGGGGTTTGTCGATCCCGGCAATCCCTATATCCGGGCTGATCATGTAAAATGTGCGGCTTTTGAGCTGCCGCTGCAGCCGGGGGATGAGTTTTTCCCCGATGCCGAGGAGTATGGTGAGGTGCTTACCGAGACCGGTGTGCTGCGCCGCACCGCCGGCCGATACTACTGGGCCGATCGCAGCTACCCGGCCGAGGGTATCTCACTGCGAAGTGCGGTCTCGGAGAATGTGGTGATTATTGACCGCACCAAGGGAAAGCACCGGGTCATCGGGGAGATGGACCGGGTCAGCGCCAAGGAGCTGGTGTTTCCCAAGGCGATCTATCTGCATCGCGGCGAGCAGTACCAGGTCGAGGAGCTGGATCTGGAGAACCGGCGCTGTTACGTAGTGGAGTCCCGGGTAGAGTATTATACCGATGCACTGACCAAACGCCGACTGCAGGTGCTGGAGGAGTTCGAGACGCTCGACCTGCCGGGAGCCCGGGTGCGGATGGTAGACCTGCTGGTGCGAAGCCAGGCCGCCAAGTACAAGAAGATCAGGTTTCATACCCACGAGAATGTCGGCTATGGGGAGATATCCCTGCCGGAAGAGGAGATGCACACCCGTGCTGCGGTGCTGCTGTTTTATCCGGACTCCGCGGCCGGTCAGGCCTTGCGCGCGATTGCACCGGAGTCCCAGCCGGGGGTTGTCGCCAGACTTGGCTGGCTGCTGCGTGGGGTAGCGCCGCTTCTGCTGCTGTGTCGCGCTGGCGATCTTGGCAGTGCGGAGCGGATTCGGGACCCCCACTTCGGGGTGCCGGCGCTGTATCTCTTTGATCGATACCCCGGCGGCACTGGTCTGGCAGAGGCAATTGCCGCCCGGGCCGGGGAGATTCTTGTCGCAGCCAGGGACCGGGTTGAGCAGTGCAGCTGCTCTGAGGGGTGTCCATCCTGTATCGGGGTACGTGACCAGGCCGACGAGGTCGACCCGAACCCCCGTGCCGCCATGCGCCGCTTTCTGGCTGCCTGGCTGGCGGCGGACGCCCAGGGCCAGGCCGGCCATGATCGGGCAGACCATGATCAGGCAAGCCTTGATCGGGATGTTCACGACCATACAGCCCGCGAGCAGGTCAGCCCCGCAAACGGGGAGCATAATGGATCTGGCTGAACGTCTGCGACAGCGCCGTCGGGCAGCTGCGGCTGCGGCCGCCGGCAAACAGGCCGACGCAGCGGGGAGTGCCGCCGCCCGCCCGGTAGCGCAGCCAGGCGCAAC comes from the Spirochaeta africana DSM 8902 genome and includes:
- a CDS encoding DEAD/DEAH box helicase, whose protein sequence is MQTTDLETLVSELRSDQEFMEGVASWLEIPEIPGDYRDLPADLRPELREGLTRRGIPKLYSHQAQAYEGVRNRQSTVIVTPTASGKTLSYNLPILQTILEQPETRALYLFPTKALSQDQQSELNELVQELEGAGSGSRIKVATYDGDTPSSVRTAARATGQIVISNPDMLHSGVLPNHPKWIQFLRNLRFVVIDEVHQYQGVFGSHTANLVRRLRRICRFYGADPVFVCCSATIGNPRELAENVVGLPMQLIDTSGAPQGRKHMILYNPPLVDRVQGIRRGIPAESRRLALRLLTRGIKTIVFARSRIYAELIAGYLNQSLHNVYTENQGIRVEAYRGGYLPGERRSIERGLREGTVHGVVSTNALELGIDIGGLDAAILGGYPGSIASVWQQAGRAGRSSSVALSILIAGSAPLDQYVMQHPDFCLAQSPEQGFVDPGNPYIRADHVKCAAFELPLQPGDEFFPDAEEYGEVLTETGVLRRTAGRYYWADRSYPAEGISLRSAVSENVVIIDRTKGKHRVIGEMDRVSAKELVFPKAIYLHRGEQYQVEELDLENRRCYVVESRVEYYTDALTKRRLQVLEEFETLDLPGARVRMVDLLVRSQAAKYKKIRFHTHENVGYGEISLPEEEMHTRAAVLLFYPDSAAGQALRAIAPESQPGVVARLGWLLRGVAPLLLLCRAGDLGSAERIRDPHFGVPALYLFDRYPGGTGLAEAIAARAGEILVAARDRVEQCSCSEGCPSCIGVRDQADEVDPNPRAAMRRFLAAWLAADAQGQAGHDRADHDQASLDRDVHDHTAREQVSPANGEHNGSG